The stretch of DNA ACTGATATCACCCTTAACAACGGAGCAACGCTGAACATCGATGCGACAGCCGGACCGGTCAATATTTATCTAGCCGGAGGAGTAGATGCCAAAAACGGATCGGCTATCAATATCACCGGAGTACCACCTGACTTCACTATTTACTCCAATTCGACGGATAGTATTGTATTTAGGCATGGAGGTACCTTTAAAGGCACAGTTTATGCGCCATATGCCTCCGTCGAGATGAAAAACAGTTCGGATGTATACGGCCTTATCTGGGCCAATACTTCAGACATAAAAAACTCAGGGGAATTCTACTTTGACACAGCATTAAAAGATAAATACCTTTCCGATAATGTCTCCATATTATCCTGGAAAGAGGTTAGGTGAAAAACCTTTCCGGCGAGGGGATAAAAATGCAAATAGCTATGATACGAAAACCTCACACAGTAAAGCTAATCGGAGCCTTTTGTAGAGATGAAAGAGGAATCGTACTAATTACAGCGCTCCTTTTTTTGATGGTTCTTACTATCCTGGGAACCACCGCTATCGTGATAAGTAGCACGGATATCAAGATCGGCGGAAATTATAAGTTAAGTAAACAGGCGTTTTATGATGCCGAGGCCGGCATTCAATACGCAATCAAGAACATCGAAAACGGCCTCGCCGCAGAAACTCTTTCTCTTACCGGAAGTTCGGTAGCCGTGAGCTATACGGCGCCATCCGGCTTCTCGTTCGATCCGATCACCACCCTCACACAGGTGGGGACCACCAGCAACTACAGCTTTCGGGCTACGGGCCACGCCGCAAATAATACGAGCAGCACCATCGAAGTCGTTGTAGAGCGTGAGACTTTACTCGACTATGGCATATTCGGAGATGACGAAATAGATATGAAAAACTCCGGAGCTGCTTACAGCTACGACTCCCGTGTGACCCCGAATCCGACGCCAGCCGACTCTACCGGTGAAGCGGACATCGGTTCCAACAAACTGGTCACGGGCCATAATGGCACGATTATTGACGGTGATGTGGCGCTTGGAGACGACGGACTGGGCACCGAAGGGATTTATACGCCGATGGGTAGTCCCGGTCCTACCGTCACCGGCGTGGAAGGAGTAGATGTGGACCGGGTCGATCCTGACCCGCTCGGGGCGATAGGCGGCGATCTTGCCGCTACATTTACGGCCGTCAGCAGCGGCAGCAATGATAATGTCTGGGGTGGAATCACCGGCAATACCATCAATCTGGGTAACGGCGATACTATGACATTGTATGGGAAATCAGGGGGCGCAGACTACTACGTAACTGATATCAACCTTAACAATGGAGCAACACTGAACATCGATGCGACAGCCGGAGCGGTCAATATCTATTTAACCGGGGGCCTGGATGCCAAAAATGGATCGGCTGTCAATATCACCGGAGTGCCGCCGGACTTCACCATCTACTCCAATTCAACAGACAAGATAGACTTTAAACACGGCAGTGCTTTCAAGGGCACAGTCTATGCCCCTTATGCCGATATCGACATGAAAAACAGTTCGGAGGTATATGGCATACTCTGGGGTAAAACCGTGGACATAAAAAATTCAGGCCAGTTTTACTTTGATACGGCACTGAAAGATAAGTTCGCCTCCGATGACATCTCCATAGTCTCGTGGAGAGAAGTTCGGGAATAAAAACCTGGAAGCCCTGCCAAGTACTTGGCAGGGCTTTTTTCTCCTCCGGCGAATATACGACATCAATTTTCTTCTCCTTGCCAATTGACTTAATTCCTAGTATCATTCCAGACCATGTTCCGGGAAAAAATCCTTACTATTCTCTGGCCTGTAATCTTTCTTGCGTTTTGCCTACCATTGACTGTGTATGCCGCGGGAGACTCTCCCTTTAAAGAAGGAGATGTCTTAGCCTTAACGCAATGTATTGAAATCGCCTTTAAAAACCAGCCCACTCTAAAAGCGGCGCGTAGTTCGGTTGAGGCCGGCCAGGCCCGGGTAACTCAATCCAAGGCCGATTATTTGCCGCAGATAAGCTTGAACTCCGCCTATGACCGTGTACATACGGAATTTTCCGGTCGCTTTATGTCGGCAGGCGGAACTACCAGTAATTATTCGTCGGGAGTTAACCTTACGCAACTATTTTATGATTTTGGCCGAACGGGTGGAAAGATAGAGGCCAGCCGTCAAAATCTCACTATGAGCGAATATGAGGCGCTGGATGTTATACAAGCGGTCATTCTTAACGTTGAACAGGCCTACTATAACCTGCTTAAGTCACGAAAGTTGCTGTCCGTAGCCGAAGAAACAATACGCCAGCGGGAAGAACATCTCAAACAGGCCCAGGCCTTCTACCGGGTAGGCACCAGGGCAAAAATCGATGTCACGAAGGCCGAGGTTGACCTGGCCAATAGCCATCTGGATAAAATCAAGGCTGAAAACGCCCTTAAGGTCGCCAAGGCCTCTCTGAATAATGCTATGGGGATCAGAACTTCTGTAGATTACACAGTGGAAGATAACCTGCAATTTGTCCCTTTCCATGAAGAGCTTGCCGCCGTCACCGGGGAGGCCCTTAAAAGCCGCCCGGATACCCTGGCCCTGGATGCTCAATATAATTCCCAGAAGGCAACCTTAGAATCTGCCTTGGGAGAATATTATCCGAGCCTTAGCGGTAACGCCGCTTACAACCTCGAAGGAGATGAATACCCTAAGGACAAAAACTGGAATCTGGGGGCTACTATAACCTTTCCTATTTTTTCCGGTTTTGCTACAAAAGGCAAGGTAGCCGAAGCGCGTGCCCAACTCCAAAAGATACAGGCAGAAAAAGAAGTCCTTGAACAAAATGTATGCCTGGAAGTTGAACAGGCCTTTTGGGCCACAAAAGAGGCTGAAGAATTAATACAGACTACGGAGAACAATGTGATTCAGGCCCGGGAAAATCTGGATCTGGCTGAAGGCCGCTATAAAGCAGGGCTTGGATCAGCCATTGAGTTTATGGACGCCCAGATACTATATACAAAAGCAAATGTCGATCATATCCAGGCGCTTTATGACCACAAGGTATCCGTGGCAACGCTCTTAAAGGCGGTGGGGAGATTGACTTTTAGCGGTCAGTTCGCCACAATACCGGCGAATCTTCGACAGCCAGCGATCAGCGTTCAGCCACTTAAGACCACGAATTAAAAAACCGGCAGACGATGGCCGGACGCTTAACTTTTTGAAAGTGGAAAAGTTATGAAACAGACATGCCGCATAGCGACACAAAGGACAACGGGAATAATCCCCCCGTACCCCCCTTTATTAAAGGGGGGATATGTTAAGTTCCCCTTTGGAAAAAGATGGCGGCTTATCAATTCCCCCTTTGGAAAAGGGGGACACAGGGGGATTTTCAGATGAAAAAAAAGCGATTTTATATAGCCCTGCTAATCCTCCTTATAGCCATCGGGGGCATTTTTTATGCCTTGAAGGGCGAAAAAGATAAGGTTGAATACAAGACAGTAAAAGTAAAACGGGGGACTATCGCCTCCACCGTCCTGGCCAGCGGAACAGTGAATCCGGTTGTTCTGGTGTCGGTTGGAAGCCAGGTCTCCGGCACTATCGAAAAAATCTACGTTGACTTCAACTCTCGAGTAGAAAAAGGCCAGATTATTGCCCAGATCGATCCCGCCGTTTTTCAAGCCGAGGTGGAGAAGGCCCGGGCAAACCATAAGAGCGCCCTCGCCAATCTGGAGCAGAAACAGGCACAGGTTACCGATGCCAAGAGAACATTCGAGCGTTATCGCGAATTAATAAAAAATGACCTGATTGCCCAGAGCGATGTGGACACGGCTGAAACCACTTACCAATCAGCCGCGGCCTCCTTTCACGCCGCTGAAGCTGCCGTTTCGCAGGCCAGGGCCGCCCTTAACCTGGCGGAATCAAATTTGCGGTACACGACGATACGCTCACCCGTAAACGGCATCGTGGTGTCTCGAAATGTGGATGCGGGACAAACGGTCGCTGCCAGTTTTCAAGCGCCGGTACTCTTTACCATTGCTAAGGATTTGACCAAGATGCAGGTGGATACAAGCGTCGATGAAGCCGATATCGGCGTCACGAAGCCTGGGCAAAGAGCGGCGTTCACCGTTGACGCTTATCCGGGCGAGACCTTCGCGGGAAAGGTGCTACAGGTACGCAATGCGGCTCAAGTGGTGCAGAACGTAGTGACCTATGATGTCATAGTCAGCGTGGACAACCCTTCTCTTAAGCTGAGACCGGGAATGACCGCCAATGTTTCCATCCTGATTGACGAGCGATCAAACGTCATCAAAATCCCCACTGCGGCGCTGCG from Desulfovibrionales bacterium encodes:
- a CDS encoding pilus assembly PilX N-terminal domain-containing protein, which encodes MQIAMIRKPHTVKLIGAFCRDERGIVLITALLFLMVLTILGTTAIVISSTDIKIGGNYKLSKQAFYDAEAGIQYAIKNIENGLAAETLSLTGSSVAVSYTAPSGFSFDPITTLTQVGTTSNYSFRATGHAANNTSSTIEVVVERETLLDYGIFGDDEIDMKNSGAAYSYDSRVTPNPTPADSTGEADIGSNKLVTGHNGTIIDGDVALGDDGLGTEGIYTPMGSPGPTVTGVEGVDVDRVDPDPLGAIGGDLAATFTAVSSGSNDNVWGGITGNTINLGNGDTMTLYGKSGGADYYVTDINLNNGATLNIDATAGAVNIYLTGGLDAKNGSAVNITGVPPDFTIYSNSTDKIDFKHGSAFKGTVYAPYADIDMKNSSEVYGILWGKTVDIKNSGQFYFDTALKDKFASDDISIVSWREVRE
- a CDS encoding TolC family protein, whose product is MFREKILTILWPVIFLAFCLPLTVYAAGDSPFKEGDVLALTQCIEIAFKNQPTLKAARSSVEAGQARVTQSKADYLPQISLNSAYDRVHTEFSGRFMSAGGTTSNYSSGVNLTQLFYDFGRTGGKIEASRQNLTMSEYEALDVIQAVILNVEQAYYNLLKSRKLLSVAEETIRQREEHLKQAQAFYRVGTRAKIDVTKAEVDLANSHLDKIKAENALKVAKASLNNAMGIRTSVDYTVEDNLQFVPFHEELAAVTGEALKSRPDTLALDAQYNSQKATLESALGEYYPSLSGNAAYNLEGDEYPKDKNWNLGATITFPIFSGFATKGKVAEARAQLQKIQAEKEVLEQNVCLEVEQAFWATKEAEELIQTTENNVIQARENLDLAEGRYKAGLGSAIEFMDAQILYTKANVDHIQALYDHKVSVATLLKAVGRLTFSGQFATIPANLRQPAISVQPLKTTN
- a CDS encoding efflux RND transporter periplasmic adaptor subunit, whose amino-acid sequence is MKKKRFYIALLILLIAIGGIFYALKGEKDKVEYKTVKVKRGTIASTVLASGTVNPVVLVSVGSQVSGTIEKIYVDFNSRVEKGQIIAQIDPAVFQAEVEKARANHKSALANLEQKQAQVTDAKRTFERYRELIKNDLIAQSDVDTAETTYQSAAASFHAAEAAVSQARAALNLAESNLRYTTIRSPVNGIVVSRNVDAGQTVAASFQAPVLFTIAKDLTKMQVDTSVDEADIGVTKPGQRAAFTVDAYPGETFAGKVLQVRNAAQVVQNVVTYDVIVSVDNPSLKLRPGMTANVSILIDERSNVIKIPTAALRFTPAEGERKKSVQETPKGPLVWKVHPDNRLEPVAVKLGIANSQHAELLKGNIAEGDLLATETLSTGKKSEANKSPQFRPF